A genomic region of Kribbella sp. NBC_00382 contains the following coding sequences:
- a CDS encoding SigE family RNA polymerase sigma factor, whose product MATAEAPSSAIDFELWVTEKADALLRFAYVLTGDKTLAEDAVQDALTTACARWARVSRADDPEAYVKRMVVNAHISWWRRFRRREAPVEEPTRTAAAAPDGAGSRAEAEAVWALCSTLPDKQRAAVVLRFYEELSYAEIADLLHCAEATARSHVHRALAVLKDTLSKEGAEDA is encoded by the coding sequence TTGGCGACAGCAGAGGCACCATCCAGTGCGATCGACTTCGAACTTTGGGTGACCGAGAAGGCGGACGCGCTGCTGCGGTTCGCGTACGTCCTGACCGGTGACAAGACACTGGCCGAGGACGCGGTTCAGGACGCCCTGACGACGGCGTGTGCGCGCTGGGCCCGGGTCAGTCGGGCGGACGACCCCGAGGCCTACGTGAAGCGGATGGTGGTCAACGCGCACATCTCCTGGTGGCGCCGCTTCCGCCGCCGGGAGGCCCCCGTCGAGGAGCCCACCAGGACCGCTGCGGCCGCTCCTGACGGTGCAGGCTCCAGAGCCGAGGCAGAGGCCGTCTGGGCGCTGTGCTCGACCTTGCCCGACAAGCAGCGCGCCGCGGTGGTACTCCGCTTCTACGAGGAGCTCTCGTACGCCGAAATCGCGGACCTACTGCACTGCGCGGAAGCCACGGCCAGGTCGCACGTCCACCGAGCACTAGCGGTACTGAAGGACACACTGAGCAAGGAAGGAGCCGAGGATGCCTGA